A single Triticum dicoccoides isolate Atlit2015 ecotype Zavitan chromosome 2A, WEW_v2.0, whole genome shotgun sequence DNA region contains:
- the LOC119357821 gene encoding probable E3 ubiquitin-protein ligase RNF144A-A: protein MTWRPSIRPTLHLSIQPFIRSPNPNPHPHSSSLSSSPPPPPPRSPCPRPKPPSLCHPNPAAGLPHPRRRRPPHRPQCRPSSLPPPLLSESPPREQISRANSPPLPAPPRARSRRRCPDPGCKDGTLQPEACRDVIPTPLFQRWGAALCDMALEGLKFYCPFNDCSTLLVDNHQDGDAVIRDVECPHCSRMFCAQFKVPWHDGVDCTEFQRLGKDERGREDLLLRKVAQESKWRRCAKCKMYVERVEGCVYIVCRCGHHFCYLCGSAMAKGNHRCSKCKRTW from the exons atgacatggcgcccatccatccgTCCAACTCTCCACCTGTCCATCCAGCCATTcatccgcagcccaaaccctaacccgcACCCACACTCCTCCTCCCtcagctcctcgccgccgccacctcctcccagaTCCCCCTGTCCCCGACCCAAACCTCCCTCTCTCTGCCATCCCAACCCCGCCGCCGGCCtcccccacccccgccgccgccgacctcctcatcgcccCCAGTGCCGGCCATCCTCCCTTCCACCACCCCTCCTGTCCGAGTCGCCCCCTCGCGAACAAATCTCGCGAGCCAATTCCCCTCCCCTCCCCGCACCCCCACGCGCGCGATCCAGGCGGAGGTGCCCCGACCCGGGCTGCAAGGACGGCACGCTCCAGCCGGAGGCGTGCCGGGACGTGATCCCGACGCCGCTGTTCCAGCGGTGGGGCGCCGCGCTCTGCGACATGGCGCTCGAGGGGCTCAAGTTCTACTGCCCCTTCAACGACTGCTCGACGCTGCTGGTCGACAACCACCAGGACGGGGACGCGGTGATAAGGGACGTGGAGTGCCCCCACTGCTCCCGCATGTTCTGCGCCCAGTTCAAGGTGCCGTGGCACGACGGCGTCGACTGCACCGAGTTCCAGCGGCTCGGCAAGGACGAGCGCGGGCGGGAGGACCTGCTGCTGAGGAAGGTCGCGCAGGAGAGCAAGTGGCGGAGATGCGCCAAGTGCAAGATGTACGTCGAGAGGGTGGAAGGCTGTGTGTACATTGTCTGCAG GTGCGGCCACCACTTCTGCTACCTCTGCGGCTCTGCGATGGCGAAGGGCAACCATCGTTGCAGCAAATGCAAGCGTACGTGGTGA